The stretch of DNA CACAAGccccaggggtgtgtgtgtgtgtcagcttaTCCTGATAACTTAAGCCTAAAATCAGGCCTGTCCAGTAGAAGTGGAGGGACTTTGGCAAACATTGTGAACTATTAAAACAGGTTGTTTAAGGAGATTTTATTACAGATCAGTTTAAACTGTGGGAAATAAAGATGGTGAAAAGAGCACGGTGTTGaaatgatgcagaaaaattCATGGTATTTTGGAAATCCTggttttatttggacagtgactatgcactgctttgtctgagcCTTCCCTGTCAATCTGCTGATGCAGAGGATATTATTTGCCCTGTAAATGCTATACTGTATCCAGTACGAATTACTTGGACTGTAATCTGAGACAGAGGGTAAAAACAAGCTCAGTTTATCCCCACCATAAGGCTGAGTCATTCCTCAGAACCGGAATGGTGAAAGTGGACTGGAGTTGAATTGTGAAGGGGAATGATATGTTGATCTGAGCCTAACCAGTCGATGTGGAGAAGAGGGCAATATagatgttataaataaataaagaatctctctctctctctctctctctcaggaggcGAAGATTGTGGTGGTTCCATGTGCTGGTGTACAGCCGATAGAGCAGGTCCTAAGCGACTGTGTGCAGAACACCCTGCCTCTGATCCTGTATGCTGTGAGTGGGGACACCATTCCCATTGACCAGTTGGGCGTCCTCCAGCAGGTCGGAGCAGCATTGCCATTCCCTGTGGGCTTTGTCCGGGTCTCATCACAGGGCGACTCAGCCTTGCTCCAGAAACAGCTGGTTTCTCACGGACTGCTCTCTACCATCTCAGGGAACTGCTCCTGTGGTGCTCCCTCTGCTGGGAAACCACAAAGCATTCTGGGAGAAAGTCTGGAGCGCCTCCATCGTGTCCTGGTGCCTTTTGCTCGGCAGCTGCTCACAAGTCAGCAGGTGGAGGCTGCCACCCGCCTCAACACCCTGCACTGTCACTGCCTCGACCTCTTCATCAACCAGGTGAGACTGAAAGAGCCCTCTAACATAAAGGGCATCAGATTACACCTCCGAGGGACACCTGTAACATAATAAACCCTACAGTACATCCCTGAGGTGATGTAACATAAAGGACCTCAGAATATACCCCTGAGGGACACCTGTAACATAATGGAACCCTAGAATTCACCCCCTGAGGGACACCTGCAAAATAATGGATTCCTAGAATACAAACCTGAGGGACACCAGTAACATAACGGACCCTAGAATTACACCCCAGAGGGACACCTGTAATATAACGAAACCCTACAATACACACCTGAGGTACGTGTGTAAAATAAAGTTTtcatgttttgatttgtttgtttgtttaggcATTTGACATGCAAAGAGACCTGCAGATAACCCCTCGCAGGCTGGAGTACACCCGGGAAAAAGAGAGTGAGCTGTTTGCTTCTCTGATGGCAATTGCAAACAGGAAGCAGGAGGAGATGAAGGAGATGATCATGGAGACGCTTGGAGCCATGAAGCAGCAGCTGCTAGAGGATGCAGCTAATCTGCAGTTCACAGGTCAGACCACAGGTCAAAGGTCACACTGGgcagacataaaaaaaaaatttgcccCATTGACTTTGCCCTCAAATAAAGCCTTTAATAAAGGACCTCTCAAAcacattctcattttctctctttatctttctcAGATATAATCGTGAGCTCTAACGGTGATCCTGTGAGCACTAAGGAGATAAAAGCGTGTATCCAACAGATCCAGGAGCTGATTGTAGTTCGTCTGAATCAAGCTGTGGCGAATAAGCTCATCAGTTCAGTGGATTACCTGAGGGAGAGCTTTGTCGGGACGCTCGAGAGGTGCCTGAGCAGCCTGGAGAAGTCCCACATGGACTCATCCGTCCATAACGTCACATCTAACCACCTTAAACAagtaaaatctctctctctctctctctctctctctgtcacgaGCAGCAGTTTCCCCCTTTTCGTCTTAATTTTGTGAAACTGCGGTTATGCTGACACCTAGTGATGTGGAGAGATTCTGTACTTGTTTTTAACAAGATTTATTAACACTGTGGGGGAATACATTTTGTAAAGCATAACGCGACTGACCATACTATGAAAACACTGACAGAATATGATATTTTTGGTAGTTGTAAATGTTCAGTAGTTAAAAATtactccctctgtgtgtgtgtgtgtgtgtgtgtgtgtgtgtgtgtgtgtgtggtcatgtgACCTAAGATCCTAAATGCTGCGTATCACGTGGAGGTGACGTTTCACTCGGGATCATCTGTTACACGACTGGTCTGGGAACAGATCAAACAGGTACGTTCTTACCTTCTTCGTTCAGTCTTAAATCCAGTTTATTCTTCCATGAACACTACACCATAGCCTGACACGCACCTCTTCAGAAATATAATTACGCATCATGTCAATACAGACGGgagactgtgattggtcagtcgTCGGACGGATTAAGTTGAACTGAAGAAGTACAGGaacatgaactcctctcctCCGCACACAGTGAATGCAGCAAATTCATGGCGAGAGATTTCCTCATGGTGTGGAATAAACTAAGGAAAAATACAGACGTCTCCAAAAGAAAAACGTAGACACCAACACAGAACTATAGGGCTCTTGTGTAGCGTACGACATAGGCAGCCCTgaagcataaattggccttTAGATCACGCCGGTACAACAAAAATATCTGCTACATATTCAGAGATAATTTAGGTATAACATAAAACACCCATGTGGGTGGCCAGTGAATGGAGCATTCTCTAATACAGTGTTCAGCAGGGGTATGTAATGATAGCTTACTGTCTAgatcagtttctctctctcgctcactgtGTTTGTAGATCATCCAGAGGTTAACATGGGTCAATCCTCCGGCTATAACTCCAGAGTGGAAGAGGAAAGTGGCTCAGGATGCCATCGAGAGTCTGAGTGCCGCGAAACTGGCCAAAAGTATCTGCTCTCAGTTCCGTACACGACTCAACAGCTCGCACGATGCTTTTGCTGCATCTCTCCGACAGGTAGCACACACTGACCATCACACAAACATCACCTTGCTTTTGTACAGTTATGCAACTCTGACTAACACAGCGACAATTACATTTATGGCACTTAGAAGACACTCCTGTCCAGAGCAACTTACAAAAGTGCCCTGTGTTTGAGTTTGTATCAGCGTACATATAGTTGAGAGTCGAAAATGCCCTTAAGCTCAGATGCAGTCAGAACATGAGCAAGTGCTGACACTGACAAAGAAAAATAGATCCTTGTGTGTTCTCACTTAGAAAGAAGGGAATTAAATACTGAATAAATGCAAATAGTGTGCTTCCACAAATACTCAGTGTTGAAGCGCATTGAAGCACACAGGTCTGACCCAAACAGTATGTCTGATGTgctttataactgattatttcTTCCGCCTGAAAAAGTAGTGCCCTTGTGAATGATACGTGGAAAGATGAATGACAGACAGTGaaagataaaacaaataatatataaagaaaGCGAGCAAGAGGGGAAttatgtccctgtgatggcagtGTTATTctgattattaataaaaagctCATTATTAAAGCAAATGGAGAATGGCAGCTCAGATTAatgttgttatattttgtctgttatttgtatttttacgTACACACTTTGGCCTACATTTGAGTAAAAGTGCATGTGCTTGTGTGCAGTTGGAGGAGGGTCACACAGGTCGCTTGGAGCGGACGGAGGACCTGTGGTTGCGAGTGAGAAAAGACCATGCCCCTCGCCTCGCACGACTTTCACTTGAGAGCAGATCACTGAGAGACGTTCTGTTGTATGGTGAGCGCGCACACACGCACATCCTGTTGTAtggtgagaacacacactcttacataATAATTTCTCAAACGTGTTGCAGCATGCAGGAACTCCCCAATATTGTCTCTGCCTTGCtctttgtgtttctgtctgtctctcacctaCAAACATTTACCTACCCTtttacacgtgtgtgtgtgtgtggttttttttttttttttttttttgtgcgtgtttgttctgttctggTTGATTTCAGTTTCAGATGTATTTTACTGAGATCTGACAAAGTGATATTGAAGTTTGAAGTGATGGTTTGTCATTGTTTGTTTAGGAAAGCCGAAGCTGGGCCGGGAATTGGGCCGGGGGCAGTATGGAGTGGTGTATTTATGTGATAACTGGGGGGGACACTACCCATGTGCTCTGAAATCAGTGGTCCCTCCTGACGATAAACACTGGAACGACCTCGCTCTGGAGTTTCACTACACACGGTAACAGCCCCTGCTGTGTAGTAGGCGCAACAACAGTTGAAAACCCAATGTTTAGGATCTGATCACAGACACAGGTCTCAGCCATTCACCATCAAACACggctcactcctctctctgatctcCCTGTGTGGGACTGAACTCAGAGGATGACTTTCAGTACTAGCTGCTTGGGTTGCCATgttacacagacaaacacacacacacacactatacctTCTGAAATGATGACTTTAAACGAAACATATATTTGTGTAAATAGACAATAATGCaaattatatgtaaatgtatatgtaaatatctctctctcagttctttGCCAAAACATGAGCGCCTGGTGGACCTTCATGGCTCCGTTATTGATCACACCTATGGAGGAGGGTCCAGtatagcagtgctgctgattATGGAAAGACTCCACAGAGATCTGTACACAGGCTTAAAGGTAAGCACacactttttttatattattattattattattattattaatacataatgaaaacagtattaataatcagtaatacCCAAGTTCAGGTAGGAACTGTAGTCCCTgagcgtgtctctctctctctcaaggctGGTCTCTCTCTGAAGGAGCGTTTACAGATCGCTCTGGACGTGGTGGAGGGGATTCGTTTTCTCCACAGTCAGGGGCTGCTTCACCGAGACATCAAGCTAAAAAATGTCCTGGTGAGAATACAGTATTGTCAAAATGAAAGACTGTGGTTATTGTACACAGAAAGCTTTCAGATTAATATTGATCTGTGAAGAAATGTAATCTCCTCAAACAAAAACGATCTGTAAAGTCCATATTACCCACACCGTCATTCAGACAGTGTAACAACCTACAGAAATCATAGGGAGCGCTTtgctcattttatttaaaaaaggacTGTGATGCTCATATCAGACTCCTATAAAGCCTGGCTCACATTtacatgataaaaaaaattctaaccGATGTTGGAAACGTGAGATACCCCACACATAAAAACAATTTTAGTCCTCCAAGTTCCCACAGTACACGATAGGCCCTGAATGAAACTTGACACACTTTCCAATCACACATCGACTCTGCTTCTTAAAACCTCACGGGAGTTTCAATACTAAATCctgagagcaggagagagttTCTCACACATTCGTGCTGTGTCCAAAACAGGCAGCTGCAGGTACCTGGCTGTCTTTTTGTCTCACAAAGCTGCATTTTGAAATGGTGTTTGTAACCGAGTCACAGATTTGTTAATATTTCAGCACATTGCCCGGGCCTATACACCAGCGCTGCCTTGGCAGAATAAATACAACTTTGGAGCAAAAACAGGCATCGTTTTATACAAGCTTTTAATACTGGCACAAATTTACACATTCCTCCCTCAGAACACTGCCTCAGTAATTACactcatttcagacacagcctggATGTAAACTAACACGGTGGATGATGGTGAAATTATCCCAGCTCAACCCTTATTGGTTTATCATCTTTCAGGCATATTGTTAATGTTGCATTGTACACCTGAGAATTGGCTCCcaccccacactacaggattctGAGACGTTTCATATTTACAATTCACAATCAGGGCAGCCCTGACTACTCTGAGAGAAGATCCGAGGAGTAAAGATTGGATATTAGACTCTTATCTAATCTTAGATCTTACACTACAGGATAATCTGGGAAGATAAAATCTGGGACCTCTTGTGATTGTCGGGAGGACTGACTCAGCCTCAAAATCGGCCAGGCTTAAGTCACCATCTTTAATACAAAGTACATTGTTTTAGGTATTTGTAATACATACAGCTGGAATTcaaggtttgtgtttgtgtgtgtgtgtgtagctggaTAAACAGAACCGAGCGAAGATCACAGACTTGGGTTTTTGTAAACCTGAGGCCATGATGTCTGGCAGCATTGTAGGAACACCAATACACATGGCCCCTGAACTCttcacaggtaacacacacacacaaaacagcacaTTGCACAGGACCTAGTTAAATTGTAAATGTCAGACTTTGTGTTAAAAGACCAGaatattcaaatgtaaataaatacaaaaacctgtaaactatgtgtttgtgtgtaggaaAGTATGATAACTCTGTAGATGTGTATGCGTTTGGGATCCTGTTCTGGTATCTCTGCAGTGGATCAATTAAACTCCCAGAAGCCTTTGAGAAATGCTCCAGTAAAGACCAACTGTGGAACAACGTCAAGAGAGgtatctctctcacacgcacgaaCGCATACTTGCTCGCACACTTGCAGATTTTACTCCTTTATTTAGGTTCAGAATGTAAGAAAGAAAGTTTGTTTCTCAGCTGCAGTAGTATGTATGTTGATGATGATCCATAGGAAGATGACTGTGACAGTTGATTATTAATAATGGTTATATTGTGGTAGGCTCTCGTCCGGAGCGCCTGCCCAGTTTTGATGAGGAGTGCTGGCAGCTGATGGAGGCTTGTTGGAACGGAGATCCTTCCCAGAGACCTTTGCTTGGCATCGTCCAGCCGAGCCTGCAAAGCATCATGGTCCGTCTATGTGACGGCTCTGACCGCAAGAGCGCCAGCTTGGAGGACTCTAACTAACACGCACGCACAAAGTGACTCGTACACACTTCTGACACACTCCTATAGGAACACGATCAAAAGAAAATGACAAATGACAAGATGAAGAtgatgttgaaaaaaaaaataaagaaaaaggttGTGTTGGGCTCTGAGTAGGTTCTGAAAGCCCGGGAACAAATGTTAGAACATTTCCACACTATTTATGATGTAAGCAGCGTAAACCCAGGAAGTGCACACATATCTGTAtgtgttttctttgtattttctctgtatttatatgaaataaCAGTCACTCCACCTCTCTGAGCATGCTCAATAACTGCTGCTTCTTTAGGATTGTTACTTAGACATGAGTTTTAAGATTAGTTCAGGTGTTTTCGGCAGtattacacaaataaataagacAGTTTTAGTTTGGTGTTTAAACTGGTTTATTgctattatgtttttttaaataaaatattttgagaaactAGTTTGTGGGGTTCTTCTTTCAAAGACTGAAATATTCCACAGATGAATTCAGGTTTTCAAATCAGTAGAAAATGTCCCCCAAAAACTTTAGTTTGTAAATTAGTTATtgatatataatacattttaataaggATTAATTTCTTATACACACAA from Hoplias malabaricus isolate fHopMal1 chromosome 5, fHopMal1.hap1, whole genome shotgun sequence encodes:
- the dstyk gene encoding dual serine/threonine and tyrosine protein kinase, coding for MEASSSQKSSPLTRELTRVFVNHNKHAILLKRNMKETESFFREMRHNYSNARSSVSSTASLEAGPLSCISFPRQDEEDLHGIVGTVPYILILGQDCPARYQLLNSILGERLLPLGAELVEACGPGGMTCRRRKLCFTHGRQTRLSLALPGQYELVHQLAAHCGHWDTVPRQDLEIHDDCEDPAQRLAELEITLHHSLLQEAKIVVVPCAGVQPIEQVLSDCVQNTLPLILYAVSGDTIPIDQLGVLQQVGAALPFPVGFVRVSSQGDSALLQKQLVSHGLLSTISGNCSCGAPSAGKPQSILGESLERLHRVLVPFARQLLTSQQVEAATRLNTLHCHCLDLFINQAFDMQRDLQITPRRLEYTREKESELFASLMAIANRKQEEMKEMIMETLGAMKQQLLEDAANLQFTDIIVSSNGDPVSTKEIKACIQQIQELIVVRLNQAVANKLISSVDYLRESFVGTLERCLSSLEKSHMDSSVHNVTSNHLKQILNAAYHVEVTFHSGSSVTRLVWEQIKQIIQRLTWVNPPAITPEWKRKVAQDAIESLSAAKLAKSICSQFRTRLNSSHDAFAASLRQLEEGHTGRLERTEDLWLRVRKDHAPRLARLSLESRSLRDVLLYGKPKLGRELGRGQYGVVYLCDNWGGHYPCALKSVVPPDDKHWNDLALEFHYTRSLPKHERLVDLHGSVIDHTYGGGSSIAVLLIMERLHRDLYTGLKAGLSLKERLQIALDVVEGIRFLHSQGLLHRDIKLKNVLLDKQNRAKITDLGFCKPEAMMSGSIVGTPIHMAPELFTGKYDNSVDVYAFGILFWYLCSGSIKLPEAFEKCSSKDQLWNNVKRGSRPERLPSFDEECWQLMEACWNGDPSQRPLLGIVQPSLQSIMVRLCDGSDRKSASLEDSN